gctcgtcctgacccaggaatccaatctgactctcttatgtctcctgcatcgacaggggggttctttaccactagagccacctgggaagcccagtgagtgCTTAGGAATTCGCAAAATGAGAGCTGCAAACACGGAGTCCATTGACTGCTCTAATGTATCAATAAATCCTCCTGAACAGTCAAAACAGTCCTTTCACACTAGTCCTTTCTGTCTGGCCCATGCTGCAGGCAGGCTTAGGCTGCCCGACCTTGGAAAGACATATGCTTAGTTCAGTGCTGTTTATACACATGAACAAAGGGAAAGTGCTCAATATTCGTCAAGGGGAAATGTTGAATACAGTGTGTTATCTTCGTGCTGTGATACATGTTATGCAGCGTTAAGAGTCTGAAGTTGATCAGTGTgcattagacatgactgaggtgtGAAGCACACACTGCATATAATAATGTGTAATACAGTACCATCTGTGTAAACAGACCACATGCAGTGATACTCATGTTGTGCGTGTATTTAACCACGTAGAAATAATCCCATGGCAGGACTCAGGTCAAGTGAGGAGGCGGGCAGAACTGGTGTCAGTGGTCTGGGAAGACCTAACCTTTTCTGTAAGATTTTAATGTAAACACCTCACAACAATAAGGTGTTCGTGTTTTACAGAGTTAAAGTTTCGCTGAGACCTTTGTGGGAAGCGTCTGGCACCAGTTTGTGTACACGTGTTGTGGCAGTGCTGGCCCAGCTCCACTCTGCCCTTCCGCCCACTTGGGAAAGACCAGGAATTAGCCCCAAAACACAGCCTTCTCTGGGCCTTTTCTCTGCAGAGAAGTCAGCAGAGCAGCACATCACCTTTGTTCCTACAtttggaagaaaaggaaacatcCACGCCCAGGAATGACACAACCACAGGGAGAGGAGAGTCAGGCTGGTCTGGgtcgggagtgggggtgggggcaggcccgGGGGTAGGGGGCAGATGAATCCTGGTCCCCTAGGCTTCTCGGCCCGTGGACCCCTCAGAGGGCCTGGGTATAGGGGTTTCTGAGGAGATGCTGCAGTTTGCATTGATACGATATTTAAGGGTCTTGAACCCCCaaaggctgagaaccactgctccaaGATCTCAGTGAGCATCATGGGCATGAGTTGTAAGTCAACCCCAGGGTCTTCATGCTGGCTACATAGACTCCATGAGGTTGTGAAGTCCAGTCGGGCAGAGGAGGACTTCTGCTCCTAGTCCAGTTGGGGAGACAGTTGTCTCGACTGAGGGCTGTTACACGAGCTCCTGCCCCTGTGGCCTTACATACAGCCTGACCTGCTGTCTCCCAGCCAGGCCCCGGGCAGACAGGATGGCCAGTCCAGGGCCTCACCGCAGCCAGTGGCAGGGCTGGCACCTGGGGCCAGCTTCACCCCTCCTGGCTGTGGTTCTTCTGTGTGCAGAATTCCCACTACACAGAGAAGCCTGCCCGGCTCCCAGCCCTGCTTTCCTTGGCTGCCACTGGACtgtaggtgtgagtggggtgagGCCCCATCCATGGCACTACTGTGCAGATTCTCCCCAACCCTGGCTCCTCCAGatccccccacaccccccgcaTCCTGGTGTGCCTCTGCCCTTCCTGAAACAGCACAGAACAGCCCCTACCACACATGGCCCCCCACCCTCACCTGGCCCCAGCTCCAAAGTCCCTTCCAGGGCACTTTAAGGTAGAATTTACACCTTTGCCCCCTTTGAAATCAGCTTTCACGTGTTGCTGCTGCCATAGCATcttgttcactcattcactcactaacAAGCCTTCACCCTCGAGGCCCCAGGAGTGAGTCAATGAGCTGTACCTGCTGCCTGGTTGGTTCTGTGTACAAGGCTCTTCTGAACCTGACCCTCGCTACTCCAGTCTGGGCCTGACCCACCTGGACCTCAGGCATGGAGGCCGTGTATATGCACAAGGCGACAGTGATCCTAGGGTCTGGGGAGCTCGATTGTAGACTGAACATCAGGTGCAGTTGggagtcatttttatttctttaggagaGGAAACGTCACTGTTACGTGTAACAAAGTTCTGGTTTCTTCAGAGATGCGAGTTGAAGCATTTGGGGttcaaataaaaatgtagatAAAAAACAAGCGATTATGTCAAAATATTAAAGGGTGGCTGAATCCAGGCACTGGGTATAAAGATGCTCATGGCATGTTCTTTCTATAAGtctttatatttgaaattttttgcAATAGAGCATTCTTTTAGAGGTGAGTTGAATTGAACTGACTGTACCCACTGTCTCATTGTCAAGCTGCATGTCCAGTCTGGTGGGGCTGCTCTGACAGAGTTCTGGACACTGACGGTTTATTATGAACAATAGAGTTTTACTGCCcaaggttctggaggctggaagccccaGATCTGGACCAGCAGGGCCGGTTCTGGTGACACCGCCTCCTGGTTCACGGCAGACCGTCCCTTCCTTCCCTGTGTCCTCAGGAGGCAGAAGGGGTGAGGAAGCTCTTTTACAAGGACAGTAACCTCATCCATGGGGTAACTGGCCCCATAACCCAAGCACCCACTCCCCACCCAGGCCCACCTTCTAAAGCCAGCACACTGGCCATTAGAAGGTCAGTACATGAGTTGTGGGGGGTATACAACATTCAGGCAATTGGCAGAGGGCGGGGTCCAGCTGGGGCTCAGGGCCCGAACCCCACGTCGTCCACCCAGGCTGGATCCCCGCAGGACCCCGAGAGGCCAGGACTCTGGCAGGAGATTGCTTTTAGCCCCACACGCCTCTCGGTGACATCATGAGCCTCGGGGCAGGACGTGTGTTTGTCTCTgagatgggggaggaggaggtgggggaactCGGGCAGCAGGGCCAGCTGTGCAGGTCACGTGAGTCCGGGGACCGAGGCAGAGGTCAGGCGACAGCGCTCTGGGAGCCGGCTCCACGCGGCCCGGCGGGCAGCGCGCCGACGGGGGCCAGTCACCCCGAGCGCAGGCGGCGCTGGACAGTGTTGGCCCGGTTTCTCCTTCCGAAGGGTCAGGGTCAGAGCCCCACCCCCTAACCCGCTCTAGAGAGTCGGCTTCGCAATAAAGAGTCGAAACAGCGGACAGCCCGGCCCCTCTGAGGACTGACCCCTTCCGGCAGCGGGGTACCTGCGCATCCCTTCCCACTTCCCGTGTCCCGCATTCTGGGCCGCACCCTCCCCTCCACTGTAGAGGCTGCTCTGCCGGCGAGGCGATGTCCCCACTGACCCATCCGACAGGCCGACCAGCGACCCTCGAAGGCCCGGGGAACGGCTGGGCTCCGGGGTTGGCGGCCGAACGGCTGTCCGGTGCGAAGCTCCGCAGCCCGAGAGGCGTGGACCTGGGCGGGGCGAGCGGTGGCGCTTTAAGAGGCCGGAGCGCCGGGAAGCGGCCCGGCGGGGCTGACCAGACTGAGCGATGGAGACGGCCCGGGACTGCGCCGGAGCCCTGCTCAGGCGAGTGCCGCGCTGGCCTGCGCCCCCGTCGCCTCGCATTCCACTGGCACCCCCGCCGCCTCGGGGCCCCTCGTCTCCCCGCCCCCCTGGGCCCCCTACGCCCCGTGTCCCCCTGCGTCCCGCGTCCCTCTGCGCGGCCCTGCGCCCGCAGCCCGCGCTCGTCCCCTCCCAGGTCTCCGGCCGCCCCCAGCGCCAGGTGCGCGGGCTCCGGGAACAGGTGACCGTGGTGAGTGCCTGAGCCGCATCTCTTGCCGCCGCTGGAGCAGACGAAGCGGGACCCAGGAGACCCCCGGCGCGCGCGGGGCCAGGCTGCTCCTGGTCCCCGACCGTGACGGGAGCCAGGGCGAGACGAGGGGCGCCGGTGGGACGCTGGGCGGCCTCGGAGTGGCCAGCTCACCCCTCAGGGCCGCGCGGGCTCCGGCGCTACCTCATGGCGCTGGCTGAGCTCCCGGGTTTGTACCGCGGAGTTTGGGGGGACGCTGTGACGCTGCGGCCGGGGCTGGGGATGCGGGGCAGTGGTAGAGGGGCCTGCGACCCCGGGGCCTCCTCGCCCGCTTCACACCAACGGTGACCGAGGTCCCGCATCACTTTTCCTTGTTGGGTTCGTCTTAACGTCCAAAAACGCAACCcactcctcctctgtaaaatccTGACGATCTTGGTGGCAGTGACTGTAGATTTAAGGGAGGGTCATGCTTCTTTGTAGATAGTCAAAAGGAGCGGAGAAGCCCTTGGgtgccttatttatttatttatttttactttatttttaaattgaaggataattgctttacagaattttgctgttttgtgtcaaatatcaacatgaatcagtcataggtgtacatataaATGCAGGTTTTCCCAGGTGACTGGGGTGGAGGGGTTGGGTGGGTGAGGAGGTAGTGTGAACTGTGAGCTTCTGAACCTGGGTCCTTAAAGGGGGCTTCCTGCCATTCCCAGGGTTAGAGAGCTGCCAGATAGAAGGGGAGTTGTCTGGCTGGGGCTGTCTCTTTAAAATTGGGACCCCAGGAAGGTGAGAAACAGACTTTTTCATGCCTCTTCTCTCCTGTGGTTTAGGCCTAAAGGAAGGGCCTGGGGTTTTCCTGGTTTATTCCTCTTCCTCCAACTCTACTCACaagcctcccccgcccccaatcccactcctggggtaACAAACGCTGACAGTTTGGAGTGCATCCTCCAAACATTTCTCCCAAGGACCTGAGGTCCTCTGGGCACTGAGCTGGTGGGCCAAGTTGTAAGGACAACAGGAGCACAAGTTCCTGGCTGGTGTGGCCTGGAACTGGAGGACAAGGCAAGACCTGCAAGATTAAGGCTGCCCCTGCCCTTACACCTGACCCAACAGCAAGATCCCAAACCCAAAATGTCTGTGTGAGGAGGAAGGACTTGCTTCTGAAGTCTTGCTTCTGCACAGTTACTGCGCAGATGATCTCATGGGGAAGGACTGATCTGCTTAGCCAGCCCTGAGTGCGGGGCTCTGGGTGGAGGACCATCCTGGGAACACACTGTCTCCAGGTCCTGCTTCCACGCTGAGCTGCTTTGATTCATGGGACCCCACCTGCTTCTGCCCACCTGTAACACTTGCTGAAAGGAAAActttcatcctctgccttcctTAAAGCTATATCCAGGCTGCATGAGACCCCCTGGCAGGCAAGGTGACTGCTGGACTTCTGTCGCCTCTCAGTGGTCCTGGTAGAGTTTTCCTAACTCTGTCTTTTGTTAGTAAGTACCTGCATGTTGCCAAAGCAGGAACctaatgttttgttttgtctttttttttaacatcagatGTGGGTAAGCAATGATCTTAACCCAGTCGTTAGTTTGTTCATTGTCTGTGATCAGGAGGCCTTGGTTGTAGTGGAAGCAGCCCAAGATCTGCTGGCTCGGCTCCAGATGCCCAGGATGTCCATCCCCACAGTTTGTGTGTTGTTGCAGACACAGCCTGCTCTGACTTTGTGTCCTGGCGGCGATAACACGCACACTGAGATAGTTACAGAGCTCATCTCCGTCACACTTTGTGCAGAGTAGCTGTTTGGTCCTCTTTCCTTGAACAAAGATctctaggttttttgtttttttttttttttttttgatctctaGGTTTTGTATAGCTGCCTTTTGGGACAAATTTGACCAGTCTTGTAGGTGACGCAAGGGAGGGATTGACTTTTCTGTGGTTACTGATGCTTACTCCTTTGTGGTCTAAACTCTTGTGTTAATAACATTCAAAGTGTACAGAGACTTCACAGCCATGTGCTGGATGTGCTTTCTAGCCAAGCATTTTTTCccagagtggggggtggggggtcaggGCTCAAGGCAAAAGTAGGAGTGGCCACAGTCCTATCAGGGAGCTCCTGGTGGGGCCCCATGTCCCATGTGTTGCTTGTCACTGGCCAGGCATCGCTGGAGGGCAGGGAGCCTCTTTGGGGCCAACACTGCTCTGCTTCCTGCCGCAGtgagacacccccacccccaaacactGTCCCTCACCTCTGTCCCTGCAGTTCTTGGAGGCCCTGCCAGGCCTGATGGATGCTTTCCAAGGTCTGTCCCTTCTCTGCCATCCTACAGCTGGGGTCGCACTTCCCTTCCAGCACTGTCCTATCGCCTGACTGTGGGCATAGGATCTGTCTGAGCTTTATCACTTCCCGTGGACCCTCCCCTTGTCCACACGACAACCTGTTCCTGGGCCCCctgttgcccccccccccccgcccccagcacttCTAGAATAAACACCAGTTCAGAGTGCAGCCTAGAAAGATGCCATCTTATGACCTGGAGGCCCAGCTTTGCTCCACTGCAGTGGAGTTCACACCCATGGTCAGTCAATGCCTGTTGCTTTATTTCCCACCTGTGTGTGTTAAGGTCTCCTCAGTCCCTCCAGGAAAAGGTAGACATCCCTGTCCCCTCATTTCTGGGACCTGTGCCCCTCCACAGTTTCCAAGAACCTCCCATGAAGTCTGACTTCTCTTATCTTGATTTCCCTGAAACAATATTATTTCCTtgaagaatctgtttccttgttttCCCATGTCCTGAGCCTTTCCCCTTCCTGTTTCCTGTGATCACCTGCACCTTCCTGGGGATTAGAGGGTGGCCAACATGACGTGTCACCAGAAGCTGGATTCTAAGACTTCTCAGTGCTTCTGGGACAACGTCCCTGTAGGAGGTTGTAGgaggttgggggcgggggaggggcagggctgtTTGATGGCCAGTGACGCAAATGATCCCACTAAGAGGACCAGACTGAGTTGGATTAATGTGTTGCTTTGTTCATGTGGCTAGTTGAGCCTGCCGTCCACTTAGCTGGGGCAGAGTAAGCACCTGGTGTTGGGTGAGCCGGTTGGGTGTAACTAAGCCTTTTCTCAACACTGACCCAGTTCTTGGTTGGGAAATGTAAGGTCTAAGGACAGCAATAACTGATCCTCCTTTATCACAAGTGGTGATCTCAGAGCAGTGAGGAGGGAGGCCAGTGCTTATCTGGTCAGAAGTTAAAAGACAATGAAGGCTTTGTGATGGCGGAAGGAGATCAGCGGATCATTGGTGCTCACAGAGGTGCAAGCATCTGCAGAGATGAGGAGATTCGGGCCCTGACTAACTGGGTCAGGGCTGTAGGGCCCACAGTGTGCACTGATCCCCCGGGGCCCTGGGCCGGGTTCTGAGACGTGAACTTTGTCCTCCTATTTCTCTGGTTGAGCCTGAGTCTTTCATTTCTCAGGAACAAAGGAATGGCTCTGGGGGGAGGGAGGATCTTGCTGGCAGGCCCCAGGCTCTTCTGCACTAGAGGAGGGTTTCAccagggggaagggagggtgggaagggCATTCCCGCCACCCCGACCCTGGCaacccttccctctgccctgagCACCACCCCCCACACTCGGCTGTGATGTGAGCTTGTGTCCTGATCAGGCAGTGAACCTGTTCCTTTCTTTGCTCCTTACAGCGAGCTCGTTTTGGATCAGGCTGAGAACAGAGCTGGGTTCCAGGTGTAAAGCATCATGTGGGTTATCCTCATTGCCCTGTCTGCCGGGTTCTCCAGGAGGGAGGGCACTAAGCAACTTCCCTGCAGCGTCACCCTGGCAGACGTGGGCCCCTGGTTGTTGTGGTGTGTAACTGAGGAGCCTGTGTAATCCCTGGAATGGGGGCAGAGATCCAGAGGCCATGTGCCAGGCCCTCCACTGGGTCGGCCAGGCCTGGACTCCCTCACTGGGCTGGCCTTGGTCTGGAGGAGAGCTGCATAGGGACCAGTGACCAGTCCCCTTGCAGCTGTTATGCTGGACACAGGCCGGGTGGTGACCCTGCAGAGGAGCCAGGGCTGTCCTCCTGGCGGGCAGCTCTCCCTCACCAGCTCCAGCTGATGTTTATTGCTTAAGATGAAGTTCAGAAAGATTCTTTATTAACTGGGTGACCTTGAGAAATCATTCTGAGCCTTGACTTTCTTACCTGAGAAATGGGGTAATACTTTCCTTGTAAAGTTGTAATGAAATtagttgatatattttaaaagccagCATGCTGCTGGCCATGGCAGGTGCTTAGATGCCTTCAGTCACAAGGCACAAGCCTGACGCTGGCCAAATAAGCTTCAGACCAAATCCTTGCTGGCAGTCTAGGTAAAGAGGCTGTGGCACAGGTTCTGGCGtaccagggtgggggaggggcttccCACACAGCACCAGGCGTTTCTAAGACGCCGGTTGGGTGCCCGGGGATTCAGCTCAGTCTCGACCCCATCTACTCAGAGACAGTGTCTGATCCCACAGGATGTGGGCTCAGCCCCACAAGACTACCCCCTGCCTGCACCTTAGATGCCAGtcacaagtccaggttgtcaccttTGTCTGTAAGGAAAGTCCAGTCTAGTTGGAGATATAAAATATAgatagattaaaatatatatagatagatagataaatgacTGACATATGCAGACGTGTGTATGAAAGTGAatgtgttcattgctcagtcatgtcccatcagtgactccatggactgtagcatgccaggcttccctgtccatggaatttttcaggcaggaatactgggtgggtagccttttcttCCTTAGTCTTACTGTACGAATCTAtaactgtttgtgtgtgtgcctgatTCTTTAAGTCTGTTCAGCTGCTCCATGGCCTGAAGAAATCATTTACTTAGGCTTTTCAACTCTAAAGCCAACATTTGCAGAATAttattcttatttctcctttgagTTTGGTGCCTTCACCTCTCCTTCTCAGTTACCTTGAGGGCTTTGAATGTTCCGGTAAAACAGGTGTAATGATACTGTGTTTGTTAATTTTACATATTCGTTTGTTTCTTGGGTATCAGGTACACAATTTTTAATCATCCCCGACCATTGACTTCCTTTCTTTAGGTGCAAATATTAACCTTGTCTTATTTCCACATACTTTAAACCTCTCTTTAAAGACTCTTCTTTAAAGtaacctcaaaaaaataaataaataaataaagtaacctCAGTTCACTTTCATTTGACCGTTCCTTTCCAGGCCCCTgacgttcatggggtcgcagaccaAGAAGGTGCTGTTCACACCCCTCATGCATCCCGCTCGCCCCTTCCGTGTCTCCAACCATGACCGGAGCAGCCGCCGAGGGGTGATGGCCAGTAGCCTGCAGGAGCTCCTCAGCAAGGTACCCCCATCAGCCACGAGGGCCCCCAACTCACAGGGTCTCGGGGACAAATCAGTGCAAGacagggagcttgggggagccttCTGGGGTTAAAGGGAACATTGCTGTGTCCCTGTCCCATACAGGACTTAGGTACAGAGACGAGAGCCCTCAAAATAGCCATTaattgggaattccttggtggtccagtgggtaggactctgaaccttcactgctgtgggccagggtttgatccctggtcaggaaactaagatcccacaagccctgtGGTatgatcaaaaataaaaagaaaataaaaataaattttaaaaaaataagaaggaaacaaCCATCATTTGATAATGTGGCTTTAGTTTCTTGACAAGGGAGAATATAGGAGGCACAACTTTAGAAATCTGGTTTTGGTTATAAAGGCTGGGGACCAATTGTTCTTAATCTAAAACAGTGTCCTCAATCACCAAATAAGGAAGAACTGTAGACTTTCACCAGAGACAGGACCTGAGCATCCAACACGCTGTCTCTGAAGCGACAGAGACACGGCTCTCTAAGCATCATGGACACAGGgtcattctttttatttgtcCAAATGAGCAAGACATTTTAGAAACTGAATATTGTTCACTGTAATTCCTTACCTCATGATGTTGAAACCTCTAAAGAAGTTAGATCCGTTCAACTTTTCAACTTCTCTCTTCCAAGCAAAGTCTGAGTTATAGACATCAGCCAAGGTACATCTTTACCATTTAGATCCTCAAAGTCAGCCAACACTTCGGGGACCATGACTTAATGGATGCCACTGATGGGTCCAAACAGAGTCACTTCACCTGGTGACACTGGTGTGTTCCGTCTGACCTAGACCCTGGATGCGCTGGTGGTCACCAGCCAACTGGTCACCTTGGTGCTGGAGGAGGATGGCACTGTGGTGGACACAGAGGAGTTCTTCCAAACCCTGGGGGACAACACACACCTCATGGTCCTGGAGCAGGGGCAGAAATGGACACCGGTAAGTGCGTCATCTGGGCGGCAGCTGGGCAGGCTGCTCACCTGGGTAAGTGTGGTCCCCACTTGGAGTCGACTGGCTCACTTTCTGAATACTTCCTCTGTGTTCACCCGGTAACTGGATCTGCTACCCTCCAGGGATGCTTCTAAGTATTTCTAGGAAACTTGGCATCTTTGCAAACCTGGGCTGTGTGGTTTAGAGCCAGTAATTCTGAGGGTCAGGCTTCGGCCAGTGAGGAGCTGCAGACCCTGTCAGGGCGTGTGGATCTGACCTGGACCTTGGAGGCAGTGAGATGACACAGCCGGTGAAATTAGGGTGGTATGTGAGGGTGTAAACCCAGTGAGTTAGACAAGCAAAGAAGTGGCATAAAGGATT
This window of the Dama dama isolate Ldn47 chromosome 27, ASM3311817v1, whole genome shotgun sequence genome carries:
- the CIDEA gene encoding lipid transferase CIDEA gives rise to the protein METARDCAGALLRPLTFMGSQTKKVLFTPLMHPARPFRVSNHDRSSRRGVMASSLQELLSKTLDALVVTSQLVTLVLEEDGTVVDTEEFFQTLGDNTHLMVLEQGQKWTPGGSHTPAHRPPQRRGIAKITFDLYKLSPKDIIGCLNVKATMYEMYSVSYDIHCTGFKAMLRALLRFLSHAAQVTGQCLVHMGTYMLQVLAETEEQAVRGSRPQRAIKSG